A genome region from Balneolaceae bacterium includes the following:
- a CDS encoding flagellin, whose amino-acid sequence MCASALMDLGNVQFNGVHLFGGTNTENPIFTLNGASAGGVEDVANSDALVTRISEHNEVETSVTGTELRATGSGDLFAIVQNVENALRNNNRTALNAELDNVEAALDHVTKLASRIGSNINRLEFVHDKYESGIIEKEGEVSRLTDADYAEAISNFQKFETSYQAALSAHSRMTRTTLLNYL is encoded by the coding sequence ATGTGCGCGAGCGCGCTGATGGACCTGGGCAACGTGCAGTTCAACGGGGTGCACCTGTTCGGCGGCACCAACACCGAAAATCCGATATTTACGCTGAACGGCGCTTCTGCCGGCGGCGTGGAGGACGTGGCCAACAGCGACGCCCTGGTGACCCGCATTTCCGAGCATAACGAAGTGGAGACGAGCGTAACCGGCACCGAGCTCCGCGCAACCGGTTCCGGGGATCTCTTCGCCATTGTGCAAAATGTGGAGAACGCCCTCCGAAACAACAACCGCACGGCTCTGAATGCCGAGCTCGACAACGTGGAGGCGGCGCTGGACCATGTGACCAAGCTGGCCTCCCGCATCGGCAGCAACATCAATCGGCTCGAATTTGTGCACGACAAGTACGAATCGGGCATCATTGAGAAGGAAGGCGAAGTGAGTCGTCTGACCGATGCCGACTACGCCGAGGCCATCTCGAACTTTCAGAAATTTGAAACCTCCTACCAGGCAGCTCTGTCCGCCCATTCGCGGATGACACGTACAACGCTGCTCAACTATCTCTAA